In Chlorogloeopsis sp. ULAP01, the genomic window AACTTGGATAAAGCCTAGCGGTACAATTGTGCCATTGCGTAGCTGCACAGAACGCTGTAAAACAGGATCACCATCTAAAAGTCGTTGGTGATCGGTAATTTTTAGAACTAAATCTCGTGTGAGATAGTATTCATTGGCTATTTGCTCAAATAATCTCTTAAAACGGGGTATATCTTGCGGATTAGACAATTCTTCCACGTAACGCTGCGCCATTTGCAAGTCTACTTTTGCTAATGTCATTTCTGCTTTAGAAATAACCATTTTAAAGAATGGCCATTTAATGTAAAAATAACGCAGCAATTTTAAGTGTTCTTCCGGTTCTTCGTTCAAAAATTCTTGTAATGCTGTGCCAACACCATACCAGGAAGGTAGCAAAAATCGTGTTTGCGTCCAACTAAACACCCAAGGAATTGCCCGTAAACCACTTAAATCTTTTTTACCTGATGGACGACGCGCTGGGCGAGAGCTAATTTGTAGGAGGCTAATTTCTTCTATCGGAGTAACTTGGTGGAAGAAATCAATAAAATCTGGTTCTTCGTAGATGAGAGCGCGATAATGAGTACGCGATCGCACTGCCAACTCTTCCATAATTTCATTCCAGGGTTCGATATCATCAAACCCAGTCCGCAACAAGCTAGCCTGAATAACAGCAGTAGTGATAGTTTCCAAATTGAACAGAGCTAAGTCTCGCAAAGAATATTTAGAAGCTAAAACTTCCCCTTGTTCGGTAATTTTGATGCGCCCGTTGATACTATGACCAGGTTGTGCCAAAATTGCCTCATATGCTGGGCCACCGCCACGTCCAACAGAACCACCCCGTCCGTGGAATATTCTCAGATTGACGCCATAATTTTCAGCAATTTGCTGTAGTGATTTTTGGGCTTTATGAATTTCCCAGTTACTGCTTAGAAAGCCAGAGTCTTTATTACTATCAGAATACCCCAGCATTACTTCTTGCAGATTGGGAGTCAGAGGAGAATGAGACGCAAAGAACGCTTCTGTCACCTGTCCCCTATCACCCGTCCCCTGTCCCCTGTCCCCTTCAATTGCTGCGTATCCACCTGCCAGTAAAGCCCGATACAAGGGCAACTCAAATAACTGCCGCATGACGCTGCGCGATCGCTGTAAGTCTTCAACTGTTTCAAATAGAGGAACTACTTGAATGGTGCCAACAGCAGTACCAGGATCGTAAAGCCCTGCTTCTTTAGCTAAAAGCAATACTTCTAGCACATCACTGACTTGGCGGCACATACTAATAATGTAAGTTTTGCAGATGTCGCCACCAAATTCTTGTTGGAGCGATCGCACTACCCGCAGGGTTTCAATGACATCGTTAGTTTTGTGTGAAAATGGTAATTGTGCTGGGATTAAAGGACGACGGGTTTGTAGTTCGCTTACCAACCAAGCAACTCTTTGTTCCTCGCTCAATTCGTCGTAAGGTTGCTTTAAAACACCCAAGTACTCCAAAATTTCATTTAAAGCATCCGAGTGGCGCGAGGATTCTTGACGGATATCTAAACAAGTCAGGTTAAAACCAAAAATTTCTACTTGACAGATTAAATTTTCTAGTTCGCTACAAGTCAATCCAGTTTCATTTAAATTACGTTCAATTAGGCGTAATTCCGCTAAAAATTCGTCTCCTGAGCGATATATCGGCGTGTTATCGTTTTTGATAATTTCCCGTTTCGAGAGAGCTAAATTGCGATCGCGAGTATTTTCTAAACGTTTTAGCACATACGACATTTTCAGTCGATACGGTTCTTGGCGATAACGCAGTGCCAACTCGTCGTATACTTCACTCAGCTGCGATTGCTCTATCTCCAAAGATTCCAGCAAATCTGGTAGAACATCACTCCAGTGCAGTGAGACGCTTAATAAATTAATCAGGCGTTTAATTGATTGAATATACCTTTCTAAAACAATATTGCGTTGATAGCAAGCAGTCTGCCAGGTAATTTCCGGTGTTACTGATGGGTTGCCATCTCTGTCTGCCCCTACCCAAGAACCAAATTTGCAAAAGTTCTTTCTCGGTGGTTCCAGCCAGGGAAAAGTGCTAGCTAAAGAGCGTTGCAAATGCTTATACAGTTGGGGAATAGTCTCAAACAAAACTTCTTGGAAGTAGTGCAGAGCATAGTCTACTTCATCTAGTACTGAAGGCTTAAATTGGTGCAACTCATCAGTTCGCCACCACAAACGAATTTCTTCTATCAATTGTTCCCGTATTTCTGTTGCTTCCCAAGAACCACTATTACCAACACGCTTTTCAACTACATCTAGCTGCTGTAGTAGTTTGACTACTCGTCTTTGTTTATCGCGAATTGTGTGGCGGACAATTTCTGTTGGGTGAGCGGTGAACACCAGTTGCACATCCAACTGTGCAATTAGACGTTGAATTTGTTGGGGTGGTACATTTAGCTGATATAAATGGGGAAACAAGGCAGCAAAAGTGCCTTTACGTTTACCACTCAAGTCCGCTTGCCAACTTTTTGTTAGCAAATCTGCTCCTAATCCGTTGTTTAGGGGTTTTTCTTCTGTATGAGAAGTTGGTGAAGCAACAAGATTTGGTAGAGTTTCTTGAGTTCCTGATTCTTTTCCCACCTCATAACGATTCATTTGCTGCCGTTGTTCGTAATCCTGCTCTATGATGTTGATCAGCTGGAAATACAAAGCAAAAGCACGAGCCGCTCGAATGGCTTCATTAATGTTGAGCTGCTCAATCAATTTGAATACAGAGGAAGCTTGATCGTTAGTTGCTTGTCCTTCTGGCGAACACAAGTCGCGTAATTGCCGCAACAGATCTACCATTTTTTGGCCACATTCCTGCCGAAGAACGGACTCCCATAATTCCTCTACTATTTGTAGACGGTGGCGTAAAAATAAATCGGAGGCAGGGTAGACATTCACATCCTGAGAGAAAAAGTATAAAAGGGAACTCATATCCTCTGTTCTGTTAAAGCTAGTTATTTTTTATGATTTCAGGTTTTGCACTTTACAGTCATGGAGTTTGCCACGATAATTTCCAGAAAATGTAGTATAATAACTAACTTTAGTTTTCTAGGTTGTTTTCTGGAAAGTCAAGGATGGGCAGGCGATCGCCACGAAATATTTCCTCAGTGGCTTCTCCGA contains:
- a CDS encoding phosphoenolpyruvate carboxylase — translated: MSSLLYFFSQDVNVYPASDLFLRHRLQIVEELWESVLRQECGQKMVDLLRQLRDLCSPEGQATNDQASSVFKLIEQLNINEAIRAARAFALYFQLINIIEQDYEQRQQMNRYEVGKESGTQETLPNLVASPTSHTEEKPLNNGLGADLLTKSWQADLSGKRKGTFAALFPHLYQLNVPPQQIQRLIAQLDVQLVFTAHPTEIVRHTIRDKQRRVVKLLQQLDVVEKRVGNSGSWEATEIREQLIEEIRLWWRTDELHQFKPSVLDEVDYALHYFQEVLFETIPQLYKHLQRSLASTFPWLEPPRKNFCKFGSWVGADRDGNPSVTPEITWQTACYQRNIVLERYIQSIKRLINLLSVSLHWSDVLPDLLESLEIEQSQLSEVYDELALRYRQEPYRLKMSYVLKRLENTRDRNLALSKREIIKNDNTPIYRSGDEFLAELRLIERNLNETGLTCSELENLICQVEIFGFNLTCLDIRQESSRHSDALNEILEYLGVLKQPYDELSEEQRVAWLVSELQTRRPLIPAQLPFSHKTNDVIETLRVVRSLQQEFGGDICKTYIISMCRQVSDVLEVLLLAKEAGLYDPGTAVGTIQVVPLFETVEDLQRSRSVMRQLFELPLYRALLAGGYAAIEGDRGQGTGDRGQVTEAFFASHSPLTPNLQEVMLGYSDSNKDSGFLSSNWEIHKAQKSLQQIAENYGVNLRIFHGRGGSVGRGGGPAYEAILAQPGHSINGRIKITEQGEVLASKYSLRDLALFNLETITTAVIQASLLRTGFDDIEPWNEIMEELAVRSRTHYRALIYEEPDFIDFFHQVTPIEEISLLQISSRPARRPSGKKDLSGLRAIPWVFSWTQTRFLLPSWYGVGTALQEFLNEEPEEHLKLLRYFYIKWPFFKMVISKAEMTLAKVDLQMAQRYVEELSNPQDIPRFKRLFEQIANEYYLTRDLVLKITDHQRLLDGDPVLQRSVQLRNGTIVPLGFIQVALLKRLRQSKNIPTSGVIHSRYSKGELLRGALLTINGIAAGMRNTG